One Flavobacteriales bacterium DNA segment encodes these proteins:
- the dtd gene encoding D-tyrosyl-tRNA(Tyr) deacylase translates to MRAVIQRVSHAEVRIQGKVSGSIEQGLMILLGVEHEDTEEDLKWLARKTGEMRIFSDADGLMNLSLIDVDGEALVVSQFTLHAKYKKGKRPSFIRAAKPDQAVPMYEQFAKELGSYLNKPVQTGEFGADMQLELVNEGPVTMVLDTKNKE, encoded by the coding sequence ATGCGAGCAGTAATTCAACGCGTATCGCACGCGGAGGTACGGATACAAGGAAAAGTGAGTGGTTCCATTGAGCAGGGATTAATGATCTTGCTGGGGGTGGAACACGAGGATACCGAAGAGGATCTGAAGTGGTTGGCCAGGAAGACCGGTGAGATGAGGATATTTTCGGATGCGGATGGACTCATGAACCTCAGTTTGATCGATGTGGACGGAGAGGCTTTAGTGGTGAGTCAATTTACCCTTCACGCCAAATATAAAAAGGGGAAAAGGCCTAGCTTTATAAGAGCGGCAAAGCCAGATCAAGCCGTACCGATGTACGAGCAATTCGCGAAGGAATTGGGAAGCTATTTGAACAAACCCGTACAAACGGGCGAATTTGGGGCCGATATGCAATTGGAGCTGGTGAACGAAGGACCGGTGACGATGGTCCTCGATACAAAGAACAAGGAATAA
- a CDS encoding nucleotide pyrophosphohydrolase, which yields MGGINEIQKVVDDWINDHGVRYFNELTNMAQLTEEVGEVAKIIARRYGEQSEKESDKTKDLGEELADVLFVTLCLANQTGVNLQAAFDKRMEKKAKRDHDRHHNNEKLK from the coding sequence ATGGGAGGAATAAATGAAATTCAGAAGGTGGTCGACGATTGGATCAACGACCACGGTGTGCGCTACTTCAACGAGCTCACCAACATGGCTCAGCTGACTGAAGAAGTTGGCGAGGTGGCGAAAATCATCGCGCGACGATACGGAGAGCAAAGTGAAAAGGAGAGCGATAAAACCAAGGATCTAGGCGAGGAGTTGGCCGATGTGCTGTTCGTGACGTTGTGCTTGGCCAATCAGACCGGGGTGAACCTACAGGCTGCCTTTGATAAGCGGATGGAGAAAAAGGCCAAGCGCGACCACGACCGTCACCACAATAACGAGAAACTGAAATGA